Genomic window (Phycisphaeraceae bacterium):
CCGAGCCGTTGTGGGACAAGTGGTGGGTACTCACCGCATTTCTCGGGCTGCTGGTGATCGAGTGGGTAGGGCGCAAGCTGATCTCGCTTGTCTAATACGAACTTCAGTTCGCAACAACCTCATCCACACTGGGGCACGAGCACATCAGGTTGCGATCGCCGTACGGGTTGTCAACGCGTCCAACGTGCGGCCAGAACTTCGCGTCTCTCAGCCACGCTGCGGGGAACGCAGCTGTCTCGCGTGAGTATGGATGCGACCAGGTGTTGTTCGATACTGCTGCAATGGTGTGCGGCGAGTGCACCAGCGGGTTGTCGTCGCGCGGGAGTGTGCCCTGCTCGATCTGCGCGATCTCCTCGCGGATCGAAATGAGCGCGTCGCACAGGCGATCGAGTTCTGCCTTTGGTTCTGACTCGGTCGGCTCGATCATGAGCGTGCCGGGGACCGGCCAGGCCATCGTCGGCGCGTGGAACCCGTAGTCCATCAGGCGCTTTGCGATGTCGTCGATACGGATTCCAGCGGACTTCTCGAATGATCGGCAGTCGAGGATGAACTCGTGCGCGACGCGGTTGTTCTCGCCCGTGTAGACGATTGTGTAATGGTCTTTCAGGCGGTTTGCCATGTAGTTCGCGTTGAGGATTGCGACTTGGCTTGCCTTGCGCAATCCGACCTCGCCCATCATCGCGATGTACATCCATGAGATGGTCAGCACGCTTGCTGAGCTGTAATGCGCTGCCGAGACCGGCCCGACGCCGTTGTCTTTCACTTCCTCAAGCGGATTACCGGGAAGGAACGGCGTGAGATGTTCCGCGGTGCAGATCGGTCCCATGCCTGGACCGCCGCCGCCGTGCGGGATGGAGAATGTCTTGTGCAGATTGAGATGGCAGACATCTGCGCCGATATCGCCAGGCCGACACAATCCGACCATCGCGTTCATGTTCGCGCCGTCAAGATAGACCTGCCCGCCGAACTCGTGCACGATCGCACACAGATCGCGGATGGTCTTCTCAAATACACCATGCGTTGACGGATAGGTCACCATGATGGCTGCGAGCGTGTCCTTATGCTGCTCGGCCTTGGTGCGAAGATCCGCAAGATCGATGTTGCCCTTCGCGTCGCACGCGACTGCGACGACCTTGTACCCCGCGGTGATAGCGCTGGCTGGATTGGTGCCGTGTGCGCTCGTGGGGATCAGACAGATGTTCCGATGCCCCTCACCGCGTGATTCGTGGTACGCTTTGATCGCAAGCAAGCCGGCAAACTCGCCCTGACTGCCCGCGTTCGGCTGGAGCGATGTCGCGTGGAACCCGGTGATACTGGAGAGCCAGCGTTCAAGATCCTTGAACATCTCCGCGTATCCGCGCCATTGATCGGCTGGCGCGAACGGATGGATGCGCCCAAACTCGGGCCACGTCACGGGGATCATCTCGCTCGTCGCGTTGAGTTTCATTGTGCACGACCCGAGCGGGATCATGGAATGCGCGAGCGAGAGATCGCGATTCTCCAGCTTCTTCATGTACCGGAGCAGATCGGTCTCGGAATGGTACGAGTTGAACACGGGATGCGCCATGAACGCGGTGGTGCGTTCAAGCTCACCGAACTTTGCGAGGCCGCGCGACACAGCTTCCGTATGAAGCTCGTCAACATTGAGCGACGGACTCGTGCCGCCGTTGAGCGCGGTGAGGACATCGCGCAGATCGCGTGTCGTGGTCGTTTCATCGAGGGAGATGCCGAGCGTGCCGTCCGCAAAGAGGCGGAAGTTGATGTTGCGAGCCTCGGCTGCTTCGAGCACGGAATCAAGATCAATCTCGTTGAGCTTCACGCGCAGCGTGTCAAAGAACGCTGTGTCGCCGATGGTCTCGTGCCCGAGCGATTCGATGCCGACGATCGCTGCTGCTGCGAGGTTGTGCACACGGTGTGCGATGGTCCGCAACCCATCGGGTCCGTGGTACACGCCGTACATCGATGCGACGATCGCAAGCAATGCCTGTGCTGTGCAGATGTTGGATGTGGCGCGCTCGCGCTTGATGTGCTGCTCGCGTGTCTGGATCGCCATGCGGTAGGCGGTGTTGCCGTGCGAGTCCTTTGACACGCCGATGATGCGTCCGGGGAGCTTGCGTGCGTGCTTAGCGCTTGTTGCAATGAACGCCGCGTGCGGGCCGCCGAACCCCATGGGCACGCCGAACCGCTGGCTTGTGCCGATCGCGATATCCGCACCGAGTTCTGCTGGAGGCTTGATGAGCGTACACGCGAGCAGATCCGTCGCAACAACAACCTGCGCGCCCGCGTCGTGCGCGAGTGCTGCGAGTTTCGATGGATCGATGAGAGAGCCATCGGTGGTGGGATATTGCAACAGAATGCCCGCGATGGACTTGTCGTCCTTGCGTGAGGTCAGCGCAGAAGCGAGCGCATCAGCAGGCATGACCTCGACGACCGTGCCAACAGCTTTGGCGCGCGTCTTGACAACAGCAATGGTTTGCGGATGGCAGTGGTCTGCAACAAGAAAGTGTGTGCGTCCCGTGATCGCAACGCACATCGTCATCGCTTCCGCAGCTGCAGTCGGTTCATCGAGCAGGGATGCGCCCGCGAGTTCGAACCCGGTCAGGTCCGCGACCATAGTCTGGAAGTTAAGCAACGCCTCAAGACGTCCCTGCGAAATCTCCGCCTGGTACGGGGTGTACTGCGTGTACCACCCCGGGTTCTCGATGATGTTGCGAAGAATAACAGCGGGCGTCAGTGTGTCGTAGTACCCCATGCCGATCATCGATCGATAGACAACGTTCTTGTCAGCCT
Coding sequences:
- the gcvP gene encoding aminomethyl-transferring glycine dehydrogenase; protein product: MTTHAVPSASSPIQVGSSCCGKSSCCGGQKPEVPSVLQPSDMFAPRHIGPTDQDIAAMLSTLGLGSLDELVDQTIPSSIRLTSSLELKTNWAQGEAGVLHSLRAKADKNVVYRSMIGMGYYDTLTPAVILRNIIENPGWYTQYTPYQAEISQGRLEALLNFQTMVADLTGFELAGASLLDEPTAAAEAMTMCVAITGRTHFLVADHCHPQTIAVVKTRAKAVGTVVEVMPADALASALTSRKDDKSIAGILLQYPTTDGSLIDPSKLAALAHDAGAQVVVATDLLACTLIKPPAELGADIAIGTSQRFGVPMGFGGPHAAFIATSAKHARKLPGRIIGVSKDSHGNTAYRMAIQTREQHIKRERATSNICTAQALLAIVASMYGVYHGPDGLRTIAHRVHNLAAAAIVGIESLGHETIGDTAFFDTLRVKLNEIDLDSVLEAAEARNINFRLFADGTLGISLDETTTTRDLRDVLTALNGGTSPSLNVDELHTEAVSRGLAKFGELERTTAFMAHPVFNSYHSETDLLRYMKKLENRDLSLAHSMIPLGSCTMKLNATSEMIPVTWPEFGRIHPFAPADQWRGYAEMFKDLERWLSSITGFHATSLQPNAGSQGEFAGLLAIKAYHESRGEGHRNICLIPTSAHGTNPASAITAGYKVVAVACDAKGNIDLADLRTKAEQHKDTLAAIMVTYPSTHGVFEKTIRDLCAIVHEFGGQVYLDGANMNAMVGLCRPGDIGADVCHLNLHKTFSIPHGGGGPGMGPICTAEHLTPFLPGNPLEEVKDNGVGPVSAAHYSSASVLTISWMYIAMMGEVGLRKASQVAILNANYMANRLKDHYTIVYTGENNRVAHEFILDCRSFEKSAGIRIDDIAKRLMDYGFHAPTMAWPVPGTLMIEPTESEPKAELDRLCDALISIREEIAQIEQGTLPRDDNPLVHSPHTIAAVSNNTWSHPYSRETAAFPAAWLRDAKFWPHVGRVDNPYGDRNLMCSCPSVDEVVAN